Proteins encoded in a region of the Populus alba chromosome 13, ASM523922v2, whole genome shotgun sequence genome:
- the LOC118050431 gene encoding ras-related protein RABA1f, translating to MGAYRADDDYDYLFKVVLIGDSGVGKSNLLSRFTKNEFSLESKSTIGVEFATRSIHVDDKVVKAQIWDTAGQERYRAITSAYYRGAVGALLVYDVTRHVTFENVERWLKELRDHTESNIVIMLVGNKADLRHLRAVTTEDATAFAERENTFFMETSALESLNVENAFTEVLTQIYHVVSRKALDVGDDPAALPKGQTINVGKDDVSAVKKVGCCST from the exons ATGGGTGCTTACAGGGCTGATGATGACTATGATTATCTATTCAAAGTAGTGTTAATAGGTGATTCTGGTGTTGGAAAATCCAATCTTTTGTCAAGATTTACGAAAAATGAATTCAGTCTGGAATCCAAATCCACTATTGGTGTTGAATTTGCCACTCGTAGTATCCATGTTGATGATAAAGTTGTCAAGGCTCAGATTTGGGACACTGCTGGCCAAGAAAG GTACCGTGCAATTACTAGTGCATATTATCGAGGAGCTGTTGGTGCCTTGCTTGTCTACGATGTCACTCGACATGTCACTTTTGAGAACGTGGAGAGATGGCTAAAGGAGCTTCGTGATCACACCGAATCCAACATCGTGATTATGCTTGTGGGAAACAAGGCAGATTTGCGTCACTTGCGTGCAGTTACTACGGAAGATGCCACTGCATTTGCTGAGAGAGAGAACACTTTTTTCATGGAGACCTCCGCCCTGGAGTCCTTGAATGTTGAAAATGCATTCACAGAAGTGCTCACTCAGATTTATCATGTAGTCAGCCGGAAGGCTCTTGATGTTGGGGATGACCCTGCAGCCTTGCCCAAGGGACAGACTATTAATGTTGGCAAAGATGATGTATCAGCTGTGAAAAAGGTTGGATGCTGCTCCACATAG